The following coding sequences lie in one Alicyclobacillus curvatus genomic window:
- a CDS encoding TetR/AcrR family transcriptional regulator codes for MVTRSRTSEREPSGKVNGRVERSRHTVLTTAFELLSEGGVASFTVDEVARRSGVAKTTIYRHWPTREALVIDACSRMIAEQETPDTGSLTGDVTAILLNIAHLLQTANWSFVLPSIVDTAERNPDFAEIHSRIQRGHAAPLREVLQRAKDKGELSQLSDVSTLVAALLGPLFYRRWFSREPIDEQFVQAIIKRVFTSD; via the coding sequence ATCGTGACTAGGTCTAGGACATCTGAACGCGAGCCATCGGGCAAAGTAAACGGACGCGTCGAACGGTCTCGACATACTGTTCTGACTACTGCGTTCGAGCTCCTCAGCGAAGGCGGTGTGGCTAGCTTCACGGTTGACGAAGTGGCGCGTCGTTCAGGGGTCGCAAAGACAACCATCTACCGTCATTGGCCAACGCGGGAAGCACTGGTTATCGATGCCTGCTCACGGATGATTGCCGAACAGGAAACCCCGGACACCGGCTCACTGACAGGTGACGTCACAGCTATCCTACTAAACATCGCTCACCTGCTTCAAACGGCAAACTGGTCGTTCGTCCTGCCTTCCATCGTCGATACCGCAGAGCGCAATCCAGACTTTGCAGAAATCCACAGTCGAATTCAACGTGGACACGCAGCCCCCCTTCGCGAGGTCCTGCAGCGTGCGAAAGACAAAGGCGAGCTATCCCAACTCTCAGATGTGTCAACGCTCGTCGCTGCGCTCCTAGGCCCACTTTTTTACCGTCGTTGGTTCTCACGCGAGCCTATCGACGAACAGTTCGTACAAGCCATCATCAAACGCGTATTCACTTCAGACTAA
- a CDS encoding SDR family oxidoreductase: MSSVVITGSSRGLGLAMAERFLHAGYDVTISGRSEEALLAVTHRFQLYEGHILPVVCDVRDRRDIIRLWESAVERFGSIDIWINNAGINQPDVHLWDISPEDVHHVVETNLLGTIYGSQVAMQGMLRQNKGYIFNMEGFGSNNMQQAGLNLYGTTKRALSYFTTALAQEAQGTPVRVGLLSPGMMVTDFITKAEAIINDPEKSRKIFNILGDKPETVADFLVSKIIAGPKNGARIAWLTKPKATYRFLTAAFRKRDLFS, encoded by the coding sequence ATGTCATCTGTCGTCATTACGGGGAGCAGTCGAGGTCTTGGTCTAGCGATGGCTGAACGTTTTCTGCACGCCGGATACGACGTCACCATATCCGGCCGTTCGGAGGAAGCCTTGCTTGCGGTGACACATCGGTTCCAACTATACGAAGGGCATATCCTGCCTGTAGTCTGCGATGTACGTGACAGGCGGGATATCATTCGCCTGTGGGAGAGTGCAGTTGAGCGTTTTGGCTCCATCGATATATGGATCAACAACGCCGGCATCAATCAGCCAGACGTACACCTGTGGGACATCTCTCCTGAGGATGTCCATCACGTTGTCGAGACCAACCTGCTCGGCACCATCTACGGTTCACAGGTTGCCATGCAAGGCATGCTACGGCAAAACAAGGGTTATATCTTTAATATGGAAGGTTTCGGGAGCAACAACATGCAGCAAGCCGGACTCAATCTGTACGGTACCACCAAGCGGGCGCTCTCCTATTTTACCACCGCCTTGGCACAGGAAGCCCAAGGCACCCCTGTGCGCGTCGGACTTCTCAGCCCGGGAATGATGGTGACTGACTTTATTACGAAAGCTGAGGCCATCATCAACGACCCGGAAAAGTCACGGAAAATTTTCAACATCTTGGGGGACAAACCGGAAACCGTAGCAGACTTCTTGGTCTCAAAAATCATCGCCGGCCCCAAAAACGGTGCCCGCATCGCATGGCTAACCAAACCAAAAGCCACTTATCGCTTCCTGACCGCTGCGTTTCGAAAGCGCGACTTGTTCTCGTAA
- a CDS encoding cytosine permease gives MAKDTVKLERHSIDYIPPNQRHGKASDLIFLWFGANAQMAVVATGLMAVVPGFSLTWAVLGIVIGTLIGTIFMAYHSAQGPHLGIPQMIQSRAQFGYYGAVVPLVMVVLMYLGFYAAGAVIGAEALSMLLHVSVAAGILISSAAVFLLVLAGYNMIHKFNRWMSYFFTAVFAVVTVLLIIGSPVGHTHVAATNAAHPGFVLGPFLLSISLAVINTLGYAPYVADYSRYLPQSTTVKSTFWYTYIGIVISNSWMMILGAMMQSQFPSSDVLKGFSGLASAVGPWFQILVLLAAALGIVSINALNIYGGFMSSLTITHTFLHKLKPTLSLRVWFIVPITILGTYLAFLEKSSLLSSFDTFLGVLIDFLVPWTAINLTDYYFVRKGKYDIPDIFRPTGRYGKFNWMALFAYMIGFVAEIPFMNTELHEGSIAKLLHGGDVSWVIGVLVAGIIYLFSAPRLSSYAASSTPGDREKSNSQVS, from the coding sequence ATGGCCAAAGACACCGTAAAGCTTGAGAGGCACAGCATCGACTATATCCCACCGAATCAGAGACACGGCAAAGCGTCAGACCTGATTTTTCTGTGGTTTGGTGCCAATGCACAAATGGCCGTCGTGGCTACAGGACTGATGGCTGTCGTACCTGGGTTTAGCCTGACTTGGGCTGTTTTGGGTATTGTAATCGGAACACTAATTGGAACGATTTTCATGGCGTATCACTCCGCACAGGGGCCGCATTTAGGCATCCCGCAAATGATTCAGAGTCGAGCACAGTTTGGGTATTACGGGGCTGTGGTACCGCTTGTGATGGTCGTTCTCATGTACCTGGGTTTCTATGCAGCAGGCGCGGTGATTGGGGCAGAAGCGTTATCAATGCTGCTGCATGTTTCTGTCGCCGCGGGTATCCTGATTAGTTCGGCCGCGGTGTTCCTTCTAGTTCTTGCGGGATATAACATGATTCACAAGTTCAATCGCTGGATGTCGTACTTTTTTACCGCTGTGTTTGCAGTCGTCACTGTTCTACTCATTATCGGAAGTCCGGTCGGGCACACACACGTAGCTGCCACAAATGCGGCTCACCCCGGTTTTGTCCTGGGACCATTTCTACTCAGCATCTCACTTGCGGTCATCAACACGCTGGGTTATGCCCCGTATGTGGCCGACTATTCCCGATACTTGCCGCAAAGCACGACGGTCAAATCGACGTTTTGGTACACCTATATCGGCATTGTCATTTCGAACAGTTGGATGATGATTTTGGGTGCCATGATGCAGTCGCAGTTCCCAAGCAGTGATGTACTAAAAGGATTCTCGGGTCTAGCATCCGCCGTCGGACCTTGGTTTCAGATTCTCGTGTTGCTTGCGGCCGCACTTGGAATCGTAAGTATCAACGCGCTCAATATCTACGGCGGATTCATGTCTTCACTAACCATCACACACACTTTCTTACACAAGTTAAAACCAACACTATCGCTTCGAGTCTGGTTTATTGTGCCCATCACGATTCTTGGAACGTACCTTGCATTCTTGGAAAAGAGTAGTTTGCTCAGCAGTTTTGACACATTTCTCGGTGTGCTCATCGACTTTCTGGTTCCCTGGACGGCCATCAACCTGACTGACTACTACTTTGTACGAAAGGGGAAATACGATATCCCAGACATTTTTCGACCAACTGGTAGATACGGAAAATTCAACTGGATGGCTTTATTCGCGTACATGATTGGGTTTGTCGCCGAGATACCCTTTATGAATACGGAACTTCACGAAGGCAGCATCGCAAAATTGCTGCATGGTGGAGATGTTTCTTGGGTGATTGGGGTGCTTGTTGCCGGGATAATTTACCTGTTTTCAGCGCCGAGGCTGTCCTCTTATGCAGCGTCATCAACACCTGGAGACAGAGAAAAATCGAACTCTCAAGTTTCTTAG
- a CDS encoding ABC transporter permease, with product MNQPDAGKSKTVKDVNQPRTLGVLVEREFNNRARKKGFWVFTFVGLLLLIGLTFLPNIMHSLSSAGNPKILFNDPEKLIAPSVNQIVEAHPDAYNFRITSDTTVGVGSYTHAQMTNYLKTHHTRLAVVVSGTSPATATFTFEQQGTVNPATLSSLHGIIRQQVMNARVQQVSVADNQILSAPVTFTMHQLETGTKSIDQLLQSEMLVYVMMILLFATMAVYGAWVAQGIVEEKSNRIIEMMLVTSRPWEIMTGKIVGIGLVGLLQYVIWMAGAALSLAVQKQAAVISLSAVPVFTFIILPVFFILGYFLYATLYAVAGSLVYRAEDQQMAVTPVAMVLLILFYVALFGVIPNPNSTFAVIVSYIPLFTPLTMFARAALASVPVWEVLISVLITIAFNAVLIVYGAKVYRRFALRTSGKSGWRLLWQKEFNPSKQTIK from the coding sequence ATGAATCAGCCTGACGCAGGTAAGTCCAAAACAGTGAAGGATGTCAACCAACCGCGAACACTCGGCGTTCTCGTTGAGAGGGAGTTTAATAATCGTGCCCGAAAAAAGGGCTTCTGGGTATTTACATTTGTCGGATTGCTGCTGTTGATTGGGCTGACATTCCTCCCCAATATCATGCATTCTTTGTCCAGCGCCGGAAATCCGAAGATTCTCTTCAATGACCCAGAGAAACTCATCGCCCCGTCTGTAAATCAGATTGTTGAGGCACACCCCGACGCATACAATTTTCGCATTACCAGCGATACGACTGTCGGAGTCGGCAGCTATACGCATGCGCAAATGACGAATTACTTGAAGACGCATCACACGCGGTTGGCCGTTGTTGTGTCTGGCACATCCCCAGCAACAGCCACCTTTACCTTTGAGCAGCAAGGTACTGTAAATCCAGCCACCCTCTCCAGCCTGCACGGCATCATTCGGCAACAAGTCATGAATGCCAGGGTGCAACAAGTCTCCGTTGCCGACAACCAGATACTGAGTGCACCTGTAACATTCACGATGCATCAGCTCGAGACAGGAACAAAATCCATTGACCAGTTGCTCCAGTCTGAAATGCTCGTGTACGTCATGATGATTTTGCTCTTTGCCACAATGGCGGTATATGGTGCATGGGTCGCGCAAGGCATTGTCGAAGAAAAATCGAATCGGATCATCGAAATGATGCTTGTGACCAGCCGTCCATGGGAAATTATGACGGGCAAAATCGTCGGTATTGGACTTGTGGGCCTGCTGCAGTATGTCATATGGATGGCAGGTGCTGCGCTGAGCCTCGCCGTGCAGAAACAGGCGGCGGTTATCTCACTCTCAGCGGTACCTGTGTTCACGTTCATCATCCTCCCTGTGTTTTTTATCCTTGGCTACTTTTTGTACGCGACCCTGTACGCTGTGGCCGGATCCCTCGTGTACCGGGCGGAAGATCAACAAATGGCTGTGACGCCAGTCGCGATGGTACTTCTGATCCTCTTCTATGTTGCTTTGTTTGGCGTGATTCCGAATCCAAACTCCACCTTTGCAGTCATTGTGTCTTACATTCCACTTTTTACGCCTTTGACCATGTTTGCCAGAGCTGCCTTGGCAAGCGTACCCGTGTGGGAAGTTCTTATCTCTGTCCTCATCACCATTGCCTTTAATGCGGTCCTCATTGTTTACGGAGCAAAGGTTTATCGAAGGTTCGCCTTACGGACGTCGGGGAAATCTGGGTGGCGACTATTGTGGCAGAAGGAATTCAACCCGTCGAAGCAAACAATAAAGTAG
- a CDS encoding DUF2441 domain-containing protein, giving the protein MLRSAWGGLEADHVVTRKKMRVGQSIRFAENQTNTLYQFFFEREQLNSKGEDFIQILKDHYTGEGLTLNKENAQVAVNYVNQTTRAIREVITEMVRLMEYPRHPSRLSCLYAARNYDDALRWKDIFDRHNRKVLQIVKLRVSGRAFLGDGNLLPKEDAAPFSRKIEQARQYWQGNVANELPELLINGTMEVVKVVHDFSEEVTTHS; this is encoded by the coding sequence ATGCTTCGTTCAGCTTGGGGCGGGCTGGAGGCAGATCACGTTGTTACTCGGAAAAAAATGCGTGTTGGGCAGAGTATTCGCTTCGCCGAAAATCAAACAAACACGCTGTATCAGTTCTTTTTTGAGCGGGAGCAATTGAACTCTAAGGGCGAAGATTTCATTCAAATTTTGAAAGACCACTACACAGGGGAAGGCTTGACCCTAAACAAAGAAAATGCGCAGGTGGCTGTCAATTACGTAAATCAAACGACGAGAGCGATAAGAGAAGTCATCACGGAAATGGTTCGGCTTATGGAGTACCCTCGACACCCTTCAAGACTTTCGTGTCTATATGCTGCGAGAAACTATGACGACGCTTTGAGATGGAAAGATATATTCGACAGGCACAATCGAAAAGTATTGCAGATTGTTAAGCTGCGAGTCAGCGGGAGAGCTTTTCTGGGAGATGGCAACTTGTTACCGAAGGAAGATGCAGCCCCATTTTCCCGCAAAATTGAACAAGCTCGGCAATATTGGCAGGGCAATGTGGCAAATGAGCTTCCTGAACTCTTAATTAATGGAACTATGGAAGTAGTTAAGGTTGTTCACGATTTCTCGGAAGAAGTTACTACTCACAGTTAG
- a CDS encoding ABC-F family ATP-binding cassette domain-containing protein yields MSILTVKNLSHGFGDRAIFANVSFRMLKGEHIGLIGANGEGKSTFMNVITRKLEPDEGQIEWAKNVRVGYLDQHAVLTRGMTIRDVLKAAFQYLFDLERDMNEMYEEMGNVSPERLEELLEAVAVVQDLLTHNDFYTIDAKVEEIGRGLGLDEVGLDRDVEDLSGGQRTKVLLAKLLLEKPDILLLDEPTNYLDEQHIAWLKRYLQEYENAFVLISHDISFLNEVINLIYHMENQELNRYVGDYDDFLRVYESKKQQLESAYKRQQQEIADLKDFVARNKARVATRNMAMSRQKKLDKMDMIELAREKPKPQFDFQESRAPSRIIVETTDCVVGYDTPLSQPLNLRMERGQKIALVGANGIGKTTLLKSILGLIPALSGNVSRGDYLEIGYFEQEGRHVPDRTCIEEVWEEFPHMGQAEVRAALAKCGLTTKHIESKVGVLSGGEKAKVRLCKLINKPSNVLLLDEPTNHLDVDAKEELKRALIAYGGSILLISHEPEFYQDIVTDIWNGETWTTKVF; encoded by the coding sequence ATGAGTATCTTGACTGTCAAAAATTTATCGCATGGCTTTGGTGATAGAGCCATCTTTGCCAATGTCTCGTTTCGTATGCTCAAAGGCGAGCATATCGGTCTAATTGGTGCCAATGGCGAAGGCAAATCAACTTTTATGAACGTCATCACCCGCAAACTCGAGCCGGATGAAGGGCAGATTGAATGGGCGAAAAACGTGCGGGTTGGCTATCTCGATCAACACGCGGTGTTGACACGCGGCATGACCATCCGAGATGTACTCAAGGCTGCATTTCAATACCTGTTCGACCTCGAACGCGATATGAACGAGATGTACGAGGAGATGGGAAATGTATCCCCGGAAAGACTTGAGGAACTCCTTGAAGCAGTCGCCGTGGTTCAGGACCTTCTCACGCACAATGACTTTTATACCATCGATGCAAAAGTAGAGGAAATTGGGCGTGGTCTGGGTCTTGATGAAGTCGGGCTTGACCGTGATGTGGAAGACCTTAGCGGCGGCCAGAGAACGAAAGTGTTGTTGGCAAAATTGCTCTTGGAGAAACCGGATATTCTCCTGCTTGATGAACCAACCAACTATCTTGACGAGCAACATATCGCCTGGTTGAAGCGTTATCTTCAGGAATACGAGAACGCCTTCGTACTGATTTCCCATGACATCTCCTTTCTCAATGAAGTCATCAACCTGATATATCACATGGAAAATCAAGAACTGAACCGCTACGTTGGCGATTATGATGATTTTCTGCGGGTGTACGAGTCGAAAAAACAACAACTTGAATCAGCGTACAAACGGCAGCAACAAGAAATCGCTGACCTGAAGGACTTTGTTGCTCGCAATAAAGCCCGCGTTGCCACTCGGAACATGGCTATGTCCAGGCAAAAGAAACTGGACAAAATGGACATGATAGAACTCGCTCGAGAAAAGCCAAAACCGCAATTTGACTTTCAGGAATCACGAGCACCTTCGAGAATCATTGTAGAGACCACCGATTGTGTCGTTGGCTACGATACCCCGCTGTCTCAACCGCTCAACTTGCGCATGGAACGCGGGCAGAAAATTGCGCTTGTGGGGGCTAACGGCATAGGCAAGACCACGCTGTTGAAAAGTATCTTGGGGCTCATTCCTGCGCTGTCAGGGAATGTTTCGCGAGGGGATTATCTCGAGATAGGATACTTCGAACAGGAAGGCAGGCACGTTCCCGACAGGACCTGTATTGAAGAGGTCTGGGAGGAGTTCCCGCACATGGGTCAAGCAGAGGTTCGGGCGGCCTTGGCGAAGTGTGGGTTAACCACGAAGCACATTGAAAGTAAGGTTGGGGTGCTCAGCGGTGGTGAGAAAGCCAAAGTCCGGCTGTGCAAGCTCATCAACAAGCCGTCGAATGTGCTCTTGCTCGACGAACCAACCAACCATCTCGATGTCGATGCGAAGGAAGAACTCAAGCGTGCACTCATCGCGTATGGCGGGAGCATCCTTCTCATCTCACATGAACCGGAGTTTTACCAGGACATCGTGACGGATATTTGGAATGGCGAAACCTGGACGACAAAGGTGTTTTAG
- a CDS encoding Lin0512 family protein, translating to MEQVVFIEVGMGIDLHGQDVTQAAVKACKNAIGHNSMPGITRVLPDEDLNKMQVRVTLAVPFRHEDVDASRVKEVFPYGTIEVHVVQGGLLASSGILLPDKGDISDEMVIVNAVVEVGY from the coding sequence ATGGAACAGGTTGTGTTTATCGAGGTGGGAATGGGTATTGACTTGCACGGTCAGGATGTAACTCAAGCTGCTGTAAAGGCATGCAAGAACGCGATTGGTCATAACTCGATGCCTGGCATCACGCGCGTGTTGCCTGATGAAGACCTGAACAAGATGCAGGTCCGTGTCACACTTGCAGTCCCATTTCGGCACGAGGATGTCGACGCATCGCGTGTCAAGGAAGTGTTTCCGTACGGGACCATTGAAGTGCATGTCGTTCAGGGGGGGTTGCTTGCGAGCAGTGGCATCCTTCTTCCGGATAAGGGTGACATCTCTGATGAGATGGTGATTGTCAACGCAGTGGTCGAAGTAGGGTATTAA
- a CDS encoding histidine phosphatase family protein produces MQIYVIRHCEATGQSEDAPLTARGFEQAELLANFLEGAGIEQVICSPYLRAQQSIAPLVERNRIPMTVDNRLSERVLSRSPINNWFECLRNTFDDFELSFAGGESSKQALERAVATLSDVNATNLQSVAIMTYGNLMTLLLRHFDIQFGFDEWTRLTNPDVFLVSVDAAKRVVRRVWGGVL; encoded by the coding sequence ATGCAAATTTATGTCATCCGTCATTGTGAGGCAACCGGCCAATCTGAGGATGCACCGTTAACGGCGAGAGGATTTGAACAGGCAGAACTCCTTGCTAATTTCCTTGAAGGCGCAGGAATTGAACAGGTCATTTGCAGCCCCTATCTGCGGGCCCAGCAGAGCATTGCTCCGCTTGTAGAGCGAAACAGGATTCCTATGACAGTCGATAACCGTTTATCCGAACGCGTCTTGAGTCGCTCACCGATAAATAACTGGTTCGAATGTCTTCGAAACACGTTCGATGACTTTGAATTGTCTTTTGCCGGTGGAGAGTCGAGCAAACAAGCCCTGGAGCGTGCTGTGGCCACCCTTTCGGATGTGAACGCAACGAACCTTCAATCTGTCGCTATTATGACCTATGGGAATTTGATGACGTTGTTGCTCCGACATTTTGATATCCAATTTGGATTCGATGAATGGACTAGATTGACCAATCCGGATGTTTTCCTGGTATCGGTGGACGCGGCTAAACGTGTAGTAAGGAGAGTTTGGGGAGGTGTGCTGTAA
- a CDS encoding phosphotransferase, with product MNTFPVMHSMLSSDALRDFVNENFDVGHVTTCKMLSRGLNDTYVVTTGDCDYIVRVYRAAWRTRTEVYYELEVLDFLSHHDVAVSAPIRAVNGDLACEILAPEGLRYVTLFTYAEGKRPRLDAHISYEYGKTVAQIHNLTDGFVTSQTRTELDFTYLLADPLKICTPTMKEYGGDVSYVESWTRAIRERFSNQTMDYGFCHGDLHDWNAHWNGNKLTIFDFDCCGQGYRAYDLAVFLWNLKTNYKGQEPENWASFIDGYRALRPLADTQLQDIPWFVASRRIWLAGLYLSNEDVWGTSIINEGFFRSFVHQLKEDESDMGIQIT from the coding sequence ATGAATACCTTTCCAGTCATGCACAGCATGTTGTCAAGTGACGCATTACGGGACTTTGTGAATGAGAACTTTGATGTCGGACACGTAACGACATGCAAGATGCTAAGTCGAGGCTTAAACGACACGTATGTGGTCACTACGGGTGACTGCGACTACATTGTTCGTGTCTATCGCGCCGCATGGAGAACAAGGACGGAAGTGTATTACGAACTCGAAGTGCTCGACTTCCTCTCCCATCACGATGTCGCCGTATCGGCCCCAATTCGAGCTGTGAATGGTGATTTAGCCTGCGAGATTCTGGCGCCAGAGGGGTTACGCTATGTAACTTTGTTTACGTATGCTGAAGGAAAGAGGCCGAGGCTAGATGCACACATTAGTTACGAATACGGTAAGACGGTAGCACAGATACACAATCTGACAGATGGTTTTGTCACTTCACAAACCCGTACAGAGTTAGATTTCACATACTTGTTGGCGGATCCGCTCAAAATTTGCACCCCGACAATGAAGGAATATGGGGGTGACGTCTCCTATGTGGAGTCTTGGACTCGGGCAATCCGTGAACGATTTTCCAATCAGACGATGGACTATGGGTTTTGCCATGGCGATTTGCATGACTGGAATGCCCACTGGAACGGAAACAAACTGACGATTTTTGATTTTGACTGCTGTGGTCAAGGATATCGAGCATATGACCTCGCAGTGTTTCTGTGGAACCTTAAAACGAACTATAAGGGACAAGAACCCGAGAATTGGGCATCCTTCATCGATGGCTATCGTGCACTGAGACCCCTTGCGGATACTCAACTGCAGGACATCCCGTGGTTTGTAGCCTCAAGACGAATATGGCTTGCTGGCCTCTATCTGTCGAACGAAGACGTATGGGGAACAAGCATAATTAACGAAGGTTTTTTTCGCTCGTTCGTTCATCAACTGAAAGAGGATGAAAGCGATATGGGGATACAAATCACATAA
- a CDS encoding ATP-binding cassette domain-containing protein: MTLVIEGLTKLYGAHVAISDLTFSVPEGQVFGLLGLNGAGKSTTIRIILDILSADKGVVTWKGIPTKNQLRHHFGYLPEERGLYQKMKVIDHLVLFGRLQGMERRHATDVAMNWLERFEIPHYRDKQVADLSKGNQQKIQFIAAVLHHPEVMILDEPFSGLDPVNTSLFKSIITELAASGATILFSSHQLEHVEELSDSIAIIHESKLALSGPVQEIISQVPPRFIRLRTDVEAVRAIVGHQLTVDERHGTIEVPAAEISSQDLLQQLVKAGVMVSHFELVRPTLNDVFLQKVGKVS, encoded by the coding sequence ATGACACTGGTCATTGAGGGCCTTACGAAATTATATGGAGCTCACGTTGCCATTTCCGACTTGACCTTCTCGGTCCCGGAAGGACAAGTGTTTGGACTGCTTGGGCTTAATGGTGCCGGGAAGTCCACCACCATCAGGATTATCCTGGACATCCTGTCTGCCGATAAAGGTGTCGTCACATGGAAAGGTATTCCGACGAAAAATCAACTTCGACACCACTTTGGCTATCTGCCGGAAGAACGTGGTCTGTACCAGAAAATGAAGGTCATCGATCACCTAGTGCTGTTCGGACGTCTCCAAGGCATGGAGCGACGCCATGCCACGGATGTCGCAATGAACTGGTTGGAGCGATTTGAGATTCCACATTATCGAGATAAGCAGGTTGCCGATTTGTCAAAGGGTAACCAGCAGAAGATTCAATTCATTGCGGCTGTCCTGCATCATCCCGAGGTGATGATTCTCGATGAACCTTTTAGCGGGCTCGATCCGGTGAATACCTCACTGTTCAAGTCCATCATCACCGAGTTAGCCGCATCCGGAGCAACCATTCTCTTCTCCAGTCACCAGTTGGAGCATGTGGAGGAACTCAGTGATTCCATCGCAATCATTCACGAATCCAAGCTCGCATTATCTGGGCCCGTCCAAGAAATCATTTCGCAGGTACCACCACGGTTCATCCGCCTGCGGACCGACGTCGAAGCGGTGAGGGCGATTGTCGGACATCAGTTGACTGTCGATGAGCGTCATGGAACCATCGAAGTTCCCGCAGCTGAGATTTCGAGTCAGGACTTATTGCAACAGCTCGTGAAAGCTGGCGTGATGGTGTCTCATTTTGAACTTGTGCGCCCAACACTGAACGATGTCTTTCTACAAAAGGTAGGTAAGGTGTCATGA
- a CDS encoding sigma-70 family RNA polymerase sigma factor yields MDQDNIDNKAALPVIRTDAQILQDWMDLYGDVVLRTATLLLRDGHLAEDVSQEVFLLAYQKQHQLVDKSKVRSWLLRITVNLCHSHRRSSAWKRLMFTDWLEGLRGFIEHSVPGPEETVPLHISVVDLIDQLSYADREVLVLFYYHSLSLDDISHVLNEPLGTVKSRLSRARGRAKRIWERSERDG; encoded by the coding sequence TTGGATCAGGATAATATTGACAACAAAGCGGCCCTCCCCGTGATACGTACCGACGCACAAATCCTGCAGGACTGGATGGACCTCTATGGTGATGTGGTCCTGCGGACGGCGACATTGCTCCTTCGAGATGGTCATCTTGCCGAAGACGTCAGTCAAGAGGTTTTTCTCTTGGCTTATCAAAAACAGCACCAGTTGGTGGATAAGTCAAAGGTCCGTAGTTGGCTGCTACGCATTACCGTCAACCTGTGCCATTCCCACAGGCGCAGTTCCGCGTGGAAACGGCTCATGTTTACCGATTGGCTCGAGGGACTGAGAGGGTTTATTGAACACTCGGTACCAGGACCAGAGGAAACCGTGCCACTGCACATCAGTGTCGTCGACCTTATTGATCAACTTTCTTATGCGGATCGTGAAGTTCTAGTGTTGTTTTACTACCATTCGCTGTCGCTTGATGACATCAGCCATGTGTTGAACGAACCACTAGGCACAGTCAAAAGTCGGCTGTCTCGTGCCAGGGGACGGGCGAAAAGAATCTGGGAGAGGAGCGAGCGAGATGGGTGA
- a CDS encoding VOC family protein: MNFASVRIITDELDRLVEFYEKVTGVSAIRPAPVFAELVLPSCTLAIGHSQTVGLFGPGCAHAADNHSVIVEFRVDDVDVEYRRLKPFIEDWVQEPTLMPWGNRSALLRDPDGNLVNLFTPVTEEAIERFSRRS; the protein is encoded by the coding sequence TTGAATTTCGCTTCTGTACGCATCATTACCGACGAATTGGACCGACTTGTAGAGTTCTATGAGAAGGTCACCGGTGTTTCAGCGATTCGACCTGCGCCAGTATTCGCCGAGCTTGTTCTGCCATCGTGTACGCTGGCCATTGGTCATTCTCAGACGGTAGGACTCTTCGGCCCCGGATGCGCGCATGCAGCCGACAATCACAGCGTCATCGTCGAATTCCGTGTCGACGACGTCGATGTTGAGTACAGGCGATTGAAGCCGTTTATCGAAGACTGGGTACAGGAACCGACCCTGATGCCGTGGGGGAATCGGTCTGCCCTACTTCGTGATCCAGATGGCAATCTCGTCAATCTGTTCACGCCCGTGACTGAGGAAGCAATAGAGCGGTTTAGCCGCAGATCTTGA